From a region of the Streptomyces venezuelae genome:
- a CDS encoding sulfurtransferase — MTAKSAILAAAELQSELAGPRPPVLLDVRWQLGGPDQRPAYEAGHLPGAVYVDLDRELAGPPGKGGRHPLPDPEAFGGAMRRAGVTADGPVVVYDGGLGWAAARAWWLLRWTGHPNVRVLDGGLAAWTAAGGTLTADRVTPTEGDFKPTPGAAGLLDADAAALRARAGVLLDARAGERYRGEVEPIDPVGGHIPGALSAPTTENVGPDGRFLPADVLRARFEALGATGGGAVGVYCGSGVSGAHEVLALEVAGIESDLYAGSWSEWSGDPARPVATGPDPR; from the coding sequence ATGACTGCGAAATCTGCGATCCTCGCCGCCGCCGAACTGCAGAGCGAGCTGGCGGGCCCCCGCCCGCCGGTGCTGCTGGACGTCCGCTGGCAGCTCGGCGGCCCCGACCAGCGGCCCGCCTACGAGGCAGGACACCTGCCCGGAGCGGTGTACGTCGACCTCGACCGCGAACTGGCAGGTCCGCCCGGAAAGGGCGGGCGCCACCCGCTGCCGGACCCGGAGGCCTTCGGAGGGGCGATGCGACGGGCGGGGGTCACGGCGGACGGACCCGTGGTCGTGTACGACGGCGGACTGGGCTGGGCGGCGGCCCGCGCGTGGTGGCTGCTGCGCTGGACGGGTCACCCGAACGTGCGGGTCCTGGACGGCGGCTTGGCCGCCTGGACGGCTGCCGGCGGTACGTTGACGGCCGACCGGGTGACTCCCACGGAGGGCGATTTCAAGCCAACCCCGGGTGCGGCCGGACTGCTGGACGCGGACGCAGCCGCCCTGCGCGCCCGTGCGGGGGTCCTCCTGGACGCCCGTGCGGGGGAGCGCTACCGCGGCGAGGTGGAACCGATCGACCCGGTCGGAGGCCACATCCCGGGCGCGCTGTCGGCCCCGACCACGGAGAACGTGGGTCCGGACGGGCGGTTCCTGCCGGCGGACGTCCTGCGCGCACGGTTCGAGGCGCTCGGCGCGACCGGGGGCGGCGCGGTGGGCGTGTACTGCGGCTCGGGGGTCTCCGGAGCGCACGAGGTCCTGGCCCTGGAGGTGGCCGGCATCGAGTCCGACCTCTACGCGGGCAGTTGGTCCGAATGGTCCGGCGACCCGGCCCGCCCGGTGGCGACGGGTCCGGACCCCCGGTAG
- the sepH gene encoding septation protein SepH, producing the protein MPELRVVAVSNDGTRLVLKAADSTEYTLPIDERLRAAVRNDRARLNQIEIEVESHLRPRDIQARIRAGASAEEVAQLAGIPVDRVRRFEGPVLAERAFMAERARKTPVRRPGENTGPQLGEAVQERLTLRGAEKESVQWDSWRRDDGTWEVLLVYLVAGEPHSASWTYDPPRRLVVAVDDEARSLIGESEDLPAAPEPSFPFVPRIARLPRDRPLDRALDRQLERIEPRPAPAPEPEEERDTLTSLLEAVPSFRGDMVVPDRTETPDDTEPEAEEPPAPAASAGAGAAYADVLMPRTVAGHRDRLTGTTDRQAEADGVRPGRRAAVPSWDEIVFGTRRKKQE; encoded by the coding sequence ATGCCCGAACTGCGTGTCGTGGCCGTCTCCAATGACGGCACACGACTGGTGCTCAAGGCTGCGGACAGCACGGAGTACACGCTTCCGATCGACGAGCGGCTCCGGGCCGCCGTCCGCAACGACCGTGCGCGCCTGAACCAGATCGAGATCGAGGTGGAGAGCCACCTCCGCCCCCGCGACATCCAGGCCCGCATACGGGCCGGTGCCTCCGCGGAGGAGGTCGCCCAGCTCGCCGGCATCCCCGTCGACCGCGTACGCCGTTTCGAGGGCCCGGTGCTCGCCGAACGCGCGTTCATGGCCGAGCGCGCCCGCAAGACCCCCGTACGCCGGCCCGGCGAGAACACCGGTCCGCAGCTCGGCGAGGCCGTGCAGGAGCGGCTGACCCTGCGCGGGGCGGAGAAGGAATCCGTCCAGTGGGACTCCTGGCGCCGCGACGACGGCACCTGGGAGGTGCTGCTCGTCTACCTGGTCGCGGGCGAGCCGCACTCGGCGAGCTGGACCTACGACCCGCCGCGCCGGCTGGTCGTGGCCGTGGACGACGAGGCCCGCTCCCTGATCGGCGAGTCGGAGGACCTGCCCGCGGCGCCGGAGCCGAGCTTCCCCTTCGTGCCGAGGATCGCGCGGCTGCCGCGCGACCGGCCGCTGGACCGCGCCCTGGACCGGCAGCTGGAACGGATCGAGCCCCGGCCGGCGCCCGCGCCGGAGCCGGAGGAGGAGCGGGACACCCTCACCAGCCTGCTGGAGGCCGTCCCGAGCTTCCGCGGCGACATGGTGGTCCCCGACCGCACCGAAACCCCGGACGACACCGAACCGGAGGCGGAGGAGCCGCCGGCCCCCGCCGCCTCGGCGGGCGCGGGCGCCGCGTACGCCGACGTCCTGATGCCGCGCACGGTGGCGGGCCACCGGGACCGCCTGACGGGCACCACCGACCGCCAGGCCGAGGCCGACGGGGTCCGCCCCGGGCGCCGGGCGGCGGTGCCGAGCTGGGACGAGATCGTCTTCGGTACCCGCCGCAAGAAGCAGGAGTAG
- a CDS encoding D-arabinono-1,4-lactone oxidase produces the protein MGTATAGKSGGERTAWRNWAGNISATPVRTVTPASVGELQEAVRRAAEDGLRVKAVGTGHSFTAAAATDGVLVRPQALAGIRSIDRAAGTVTVAAGTVLKDLNTALAREGLSLTNMGDIMEQTVSGATSTGTHGTGRDSASIAAQIRALELVTADGRLLTCSEKENPEVFAAARIGIGALGIVTAITFAVEPVFFLTAREEPMGFDRVTAEFEEHFAENEHFEFYWFPHTGNCNTKRNNRSQGPAAPPGPVSAWIEDELLSNGLFQAVNSLGRAVPATIPSIARVASRALSARTYTDIPYKVFTSPRRVRFVEMEYALPREQVVDALRELRAMVDRSGLRISFPVEVRTAPADDIALSTASGRDTAYIAVHMYKGTPYQAYFTAAERIFTAHGGRPHWGKVHTRDAAYFAEAYPRFGEFTALRDRLDPGRVFGNDYLRRVLGD, from the coding sequence ATGGGGACGGCGACAGCAGGGAAGAGCGGCGGGGAACGGACCGCGTGGCGTAACTGGGCGGGGAACATCAGCGCCACACCGGTCCGCACGGTGACACCGGCTTCGGTCGGGGAGCTCCAGGAAGCGGTCCGCCGGGCCGCCGAGGACGGGCTGCGGGTGAAGGCGGTCGGCACCGGCCACTCCTTCACCGCGGCCGCGGCGACCGACGGGGTGCTCGTCCGCCCGCAGGCCCTGGCCGGGATCCGGTCGATCGACCGGGCCGCCGGGACCGTCACGGTGGCGGCGGGCACGGTGCTGAAGGACCTCAACACGGCCCTGGCCCGGGAGGGCCTGTCGCTCACCAACATGGGCGACATCATGGAACAGACGGTCTCGGGCGCCACCAGCACCGGCACCCACGGCACCGGCCGCGACTCGGCGTCCATCGCCGCCCAGATCCGCGCCCTGGAACTGGTCACCGCCGACGGCCGGCTGCTGACCTGTTCCGAGAAGGAGAATCCCGAGGTCTTCGCGGCGGCCCGGATCGGCATCGGCGCGCTCGGCATCGTCACCGCGATCACCTTCGCCGTGGAGCCGGTCTTCTTCCTGACCGCCCGGGAGGAGCCGATGGGCTTCGACCGGGTGACGGCGGAGTTCGAGGAACACTTCGCGGAGAACGAGCACTTCGAGTTCTACTGGTTCCCGCACACCGGCAACTGCAACACCAAGCGGAACAACCGCAGCCAGGGCCCCGCCGCCCCGCCCGGACCGGTGAGCGCCTGGATCGAGGACGAACTGCTCTCCAACGGCCTCTTCCAGGCCGTCAACTCGCTGGGCCGCGCGGTCCCGGCCACCATTCCCTCCATCGCCCGCGTGGCCAGCCGCGCCCTGTCGGCGCGCACGTACACCGACATCCCGTACAAGGTGTTCACCAGTCCGCGCCGCGTGCGCTTCGTGGAGATGGAGTACGCGCTCCCGCGCGAGCAGGTCGTCGACGCGCTGCGGGAGCTGCGGGCGATGGTCGACCGTTCCGGACTGCGGATCAGCTTCCCCGTCGAGGTCCGGACGGCGCCGGCGGACGACATCGCGCTGTCGACGGCCTCCGGGCGGGACACGGCGTACATCGCGGTGCACATGTACAAGGGCACCCCGTACCAGGCCTACTTCACCGCGGCCGAGCGCATCTTCACCGCGCACGGCGGGCGTCCGCACTGGGGCAAGGTGCACACGCGGGACGCGGCGTACTTCGCGGAGGCCTACCCGAGGTTCGGCGAGTTCACCGCGCTGCGCGACCGCCTCGACCCGGGCCGGGTCTTCGGCAACGACTACCTGCGGCGCGTCCTGGGCGACTGA
- a CDS encoding MFS transporter — MPSPYRAIFATPGTKGFTAAGLLGRMPLSMVGIGVLTMITELGGSYGLAGALTGTIALSAAAVGPQVSRLVDQYGQRRVLRPATLVAVAAVTGLLIAAANGWPSWTLFPFAVVAGCVPSVGSMVRARWTALFRDTPQLHTAYSFESIVDELCFIVGPPLAATLSAGWFPEAGPVVALVCLLTGVWWLTALTATEPKPHPHEEHTDRSSALRSPGLQVLVATFVATGAIFGSVDVATLAFAAEHGDKSLGGVFLAIWAFGSCLAGIVFGLLHFKGKAEPRWILGISAMAVSMIPLLLAGNLPFLAVALFVSGLAIAPTMITTMALIEAHVPHAKLTEGMTWISTGLAVGIAVGSSVTGWVVDTAGAQTGYVVSISAGVAAAAVAFAGYRRLTRPAQGEVPAIDGDGDSREERRGTDRVA; from the coding sequence TTGCCCAGTCCCTACCGCGCGATATTCGCGACCCCCGGCACCAAGGGGTTCACAGCCGCCGGCCTGCTGGGCCGGATGCCGCTGTCCATGGTGGGCATCGGTGTCCTCACGATGATCACCGAACTGGGGGGCAGCTACGGCCTCGCCGGCGCGCTCACCGGCACCATCGCGCTCTCCGCCGCGGCCGTGGGCCCGCAGGTCTCGCGACTGGTGGACCAGTACGGACAGCGGCGTGTGCTGCGCCCGGCCACCCTGGTCGCCGTGGCCGCGGTGACCGGTCTGCTGATCGCCGCGGCGAACGGCTGGCCGAGCTGGACGCTCTTCCCCTTCGCCGTCGTCGCCGGGTGCGTGCCCAGCGTCGGATCGATGGTCCGGGCCCGCTGGACGGCCCTGTTCCGCGACACCCCCCAGTTGCACACGGCCTACTCCTTCGAGTCGATCGTCGACGAGCTCTGCTTCATCGTCGGCCCGCCGCTGGCCGCGACCCTCTCGGCCGGATGGTTCCCCGAGGCCGGCCCGGTGGTCGCCCTCGTCTGCCTGCTGACGGGCGTGTGGTGGCTGACGGCCCTGACCGCCACGGAGCCGAAGCCGCACCCCCACGAAGAGCACACGGACCGGTCCTCGGCGCTGCGCTCCCCCGGCCTCCAGGTCCTGGTGGCGACCTTCGTCGCGACCGGCGCGATCTTCGGTTCCGTCGACGTGGCCACTCTGGCCTTCGCCGCGGAGCACGGCGACAAGTCCCTCGGTGGGGTGTTCCTGGCGATCTGGGCGTTCGGATCCTGCCTGGCGGGCATCGTCTTCGGCCTGCTGCACTTCAAGGGCAAGGCCGAACCTCGCTGGATCCTGGGCATCAGTGCGATGGCCGTGAGTATGATCCCCCTCCTACTGGCCGGGAACCTTCCGTTTCTGGCCGTGGCGCTCTTCGTCTCGGGCCTCGCCATCGCTCCCACGATGATCACCACGATGGCCCTGATCGAGGCGCACGTGCCACACGCGAAGCTGACCGAGGGCATGACCTGGATCAGCACCGGCCTCGCGGTCGGAATCGCGGTCGGGTCCTCCGTGACCGGCTGGGTCGTCGACACAGCCGGGGCGCAGACCGGGTACGTCGTCTCCATCTCGGCGGGGGTGGCCGCGGCGGCGGTTGCGTTCGCGGGATACCGCCGGCTGACGAGGCCGGCGCAAGGGGAGGTGCCAGCAATCGATGGGGACGGCGACAGCAGGGAAGAGCGGCGGGGAACGGACCGCGTGGCGTAA
- a CDS encoding ferrochelatase translates to MSDQLRAPDGGSAAPYDALLLLSFGGPEGPDDVVPFLENVTRGRGIPRERLKEVGQHYFGFGGVSPINGQNRELLDALRKDFAGHGLDLPVYWGNRNWAPYLTDVMREMAADGRRRIAVLATSAYASYSGCRQYRENLADALATLAEEGVELPRVDKLRHYFNHPGFVEPMIDGVVASLAELPEEVRSGAQLAFTTHSIPTAAADTSGPVEDHTADGEGGAYVKQHLDVARVIADEVAARTGVAHTWELVYQSRSGAPHIPWLEPDICDHLEALHTAGAPAVVMVPIGFVSDHMEVLYDLDTEATAKAAELGLPVRRSATVGADPRFAGAVRDLVLERAAKERGEPAPECWVGALGQSHDRCAVGCCPARGPRPAAAGVDSPYA, encoded by the coding sequence ATGTCAGACCAGCTCCGTGCCCCCGACGGCGGCTCCGCCGCCCCTTACGACGCCCTGCTGCTGCTGTCCTTCGGCGGCCCCGAGGGACCCGACGACGTCGTGCCCTTCCTGGAGAACGTCACGCGCGGACGCGGCATCCCGCGCGAGCGGCTCAAGGAGGTCGGGCAGCACTACTTCGGATTCGGCGGGGTCAGCCCGATCAACGGGCAGAACCGCGAGCTGCTGGACGCCCTGCGCAAGGACTTCGCCGGACACGGGCTGGACCTGCCCGTCTACTGGGGCAACCGGAACTGGGCCCCGTACCTGACCGACGTGATGCGGGAGATGGCCGCCGACGGGCGCCGCCGCATCGCGGTGCTCGCGACCAGCGCGTACGCCTCGTACTCGGGCTGCCGCCAGTACCGGGAGAACCTCGCCGACGCCCTGGCCACGCTCGCCGAGGAGGGCGTGGAGCTGCCGCGCGTCGACAAACTGCGGCACTACTTCAACCACCCCGGCTTCGTCGAGCCCATGATCGACGGGGTGGTGGCCTCGCTCGCCGAGCTCCCCGAGGAGGTGCGCTCCGGCGCGCAGCTCGCCTTCACCACCCACTCCATCCCGACCGCCGCAGCGGACACCTCCGGCCCGGTCGAGGACCACACCGCGGACGGCGAGGGCGGGGCGTACGTCAAGCAGCACCTCGACGTCGCCCGGGTGATCGCCGACGAGGTCGCCGCCCGGACCGGGGTCGCGCACACCTGGGAGCTCGTCTACCAGTCCCGCAGCGGCGCCCCGCACATCCCGTGGCTGGAGCCGGACATCTGCGACCACCTGGAGGCCCTGCACACCGCCGGTGCGCCCGCCGTGGTCATGGTGCCCATCGGCTTCGTCTCCGACCACATGGAAGTCCTTTACGACCTCGACACCGAGGCCACCGCGAAGGCGGCCGAGCTGGGCCTGCCCGTGCGGCGGTCCGCGACCGTGGGAGCCGACCCGCGCTTCGCCGGGGCCGTACGGGACCTGGTCCTGGAGCGGGCCGCCAAGGAGCGCGGGGAGCCGGCCCCGGAGTGCTGGGTCGGCGCGCTGGGCCAGAGTCATGACCGGTGCGCGGTGGGCTGCTGCCCGGCGCGGGGCCCCCGGCCGGCGGCCGCGGGCGTGGACAGTCCGTACGCGTAG
- a CDS encoding inositol monophosphatase family protein codes for MISDELKAELLEVGLEAARQAGALLRDGRPADLSVAATKTSPIDVVTEMDIAAEKLITGILAERRPEDGLLGEEGAQAPGTSGVRWVVDPLDGTVNYLYGLPSWGVSIAAEFGGESVVGVVAAPMRGETYHAVLGGGAWLGTTRLACRPAAPLDQALLGTGFAYVQARRAHQAEVAARIIPLVRDIRRGGSAALDLCDVAAGRLDGYYERGLNPWDLAAGDLIAREAGAVTGARPGERASGELALAATPAVFASLQPLLEEYGAWHD; via the coding sequence GTGATCTCTGACGAGCTGAAGGCCGAACTGCTGGAGGTGGGCCTGGAGGCCGCCCGGCAGGCGGGGGCCCTGCTGCGCGACGGCCGCCCGGCCGATCTGTCGGTGGCGGCGACCAAGACCAGCCCGATCGACGTGGTGACCGAGATGGACATCGCGGCGGAGAAGCTGATCACCGGCATCCTCGCCGAGCGCCGGCCCGAGGACGGGCTGCTGGGCGAGGAGGGCGCGCAGGCCCCGGGGACGAGCGGGGTGCGCTGGGTCGTCGACCCGCTGGACGGCACCGTGAACTACCTCTACGGGCTCCCCAGCTGGGGCGTGTCCATCGCGGCCGAGTTCGGCGGCGAGAGCGTCGTGGGCGTCGTGGCGGCCCCGATGCGCGGGGAGACCTACCACGCGGTGCTCGGCGGCGGCGCGTGGCTGGGTACGACGCGCCTCGCCTGCCGGCCGGCGGCGCCGCTGGACCAGGCACTGCTCGGGACCGGCTTCGCCTACGTGCAGGCCCGCCGGGCCCACCAGGCCGAGGTCGCGGCGCGGATCATCCCCCTGGTACGGGACATCCGGCGGGGCGGGTCCGCGGCACTGGACCTGTGCGACGTGGCCGCCGGGCGGCTGGACGGGTACTACGAGCGGGGACTGAACCCGTGGGACCTGGCGGCCGGGGACCTGATCGCCCGGGAGGCCGGGGCCGTGACCGGCGCACGTCCGGGCGAGCGCGCCTCGGGCGAGCTGGCCCTGGCCGCCACGCCGGCCGTGTTCGCCTCGCTGCAGCCGCTGCTGGAGGAGTACGGGGCCTGGCACGACTGA
- a CDS encoding response regulator transcription factor: protein MRVLVVEDEQLLADAVATGLRREAMAVDVVYDGAAALERVGVNDYDVVVLDRDLPLVHGDDVCRKIVELGMPTRVLMLTASGDVSDRVEGLELGADDYLPKPFAFTELTARVRALGRRTTVALPPVLERAGIKLDPNRREVFREGREVQLAPKEFAVLEVLMRSEGTVVSAEQLLEKAWDENTDPFTNVVRVTVMTLRRKLGEPPVIVTVPGSGYRI, encoded by the coding sequence GTGCGCGTACTCGTCGTCGAGGACGAGCAGCTGCTCGCCGATGCGGTGGCCACCGGCCTGCGCCGGGAGGCCATGGCCGTGGACGTCGTGTACGACGGCGCCGCCGCCCTGGAGCGGGTCGGCGTGAACGACTACGACGTGGTCGTGCTCGACCGGGACCTCCCGCTCGTGCACGGTGACGACGTGTGCCGGAAGATCGTCGAGCTCGGCATGCCCACCCGTGTGCTGATGCTGACCGCCTCCGGCGACGTCAGCGACCGGGTGGAAGGCCTGGAGCTCGGCGCGGACGACTACCTGCCCAAGCCCTTCGCCTTCACGGAGCTGACCGCCCGCGTGCGGGCGCTCGGGCGGCGCACCACGGTCGCGCTGCCGCCCGTACTGGAGCGGGCCGGCATCAAGCTGGACCCGAACCGGCGGGAGGTCTTCCGTGAGGGCAGGGAGGTCCAGCTGGCGCCCAAGGAGTTCGCGGTGCTGGAGGTGCTCATGCGCAGCGAGGGGACGGTCGTCTCCGCCGAGCAGCTGCTGGAGAAGGCCTGGGACGAGAACACCGACCCCTTCACCAACGTCGTGCGGGTGACCGTGATGACCCTGCGCCGCAAGCTGGGTGAGCCGCCCGTCATCGTGACGGTGCCCGGTTCCGGATACCGGATCTGA
- a CDS encoding sensor histidine kinase → MATTPAPPAAPPKPTWDPGQPEGPFPWLRPTIRIRLTLLYGGMFLIAGILLLSIIYLLAAQALRQGNAIPFTIVRGQNIEVTSTTCSGVSGTNQPFEQFTAAINQCVLEQRRHALDDLLSRSLMALLGLSIIAFAFGYAMAGRVLSPLGKITRTARRVVGSDLTRRIELDGPDDELKELADTFDDMLDRLERAFTAQQRFVANASHELRTPLAINRTLLEVHLSDPGAPIELQQLGKTLLATNERSEQLVEGLLLLARSENQIVERKPVDLAEVASRAVDQVRGEAEAKGVEIRGERVPAVVQGNGVLLERIALNLVQNAVRYNVPEDGWVEVVTEAQHGQAVLLVSNTGPVVPAYEVDNLFEPFRRLRTERTGSDKGVGLGLSIARSVARAHGGRIQAMPREGGGLVMRVTLPL, encoded by the coding sequence GTGGCAACCACCCCGGCGCCACCGGCTGCGCCACCGAAACCGACATGGGACCCCGGCCAGCCCGAGGGTCCCTTCCCGTGGCTGAGGCCGACCATCCGGATACGCCTCACGCTGCTGTACGGCGGGATGTTCCTGATCGCCGGGATCCTGCTGCTGTCGATCATCTACCTGCTGGCGGCGCAGGCCCTGCGGCAGGGCAACGCGATCCCGTTCACGATCGTCCGCGGTCAGAACATCGAGGTCACCAGCACCACCTGCTCCGGTGTGAGCGGCACCAACCAGCCGTTCGAGCAGTTCACCGCGGCGATCAACCAGTGCGTCCTGGAACAGCGCAGGCACGCCCTGGACGACCTGCTGAGCCGGTCGCTGATGGCCCTCCTCGGGCTGAGCATCATCGCCTTCGCCTTCGGCTACGCGATGGCCGGACGGGTGCTCTCGCCGCTCGGCAAGATCACCCGGACCGCCCGCCGGGTCGTGGGCTCCGACCTGACCCGGCGGATCGAGCTGGACGGGCCGGACGACGAGCTCAAGGAGCTCGCCGACACCTTCGACGACATGCTCGACCGGCTGGAGCGGGCGTTCACGGCCCAGCAGCGGTTCGTCGCGAACGCCTCGCACGAGCTGCGGACCCCGCTCGCGATCAACCGGACCCTGCTGGAGGTGCACCTCTCCGATCCGGGGGCGCCGATCGAGCTCCAGCAGCTCGGCAAGACCCTGCTCGCCACCAACGAGCGCAGCGAGCAGCTGGTCGAGGGCCTGCTCCTGCTGGCCCGCAGCGAGAACCAGATCGTCGAGCGCAAACCCGTGGACCTGGCGGAGGTCGCCTCGCGCGCCGTCGACCAGGTGCGCGGCGAGGCCGAGGCGAAGGGCGTGGAGATCCGCGGCGAGCGGGTGCCGGCCGTCGTGCAGGGCAATGGCGTGCTGCTGGAGCGGATCGCCCTCAACCTGGTGCAGAACGCCGTCCGGTACAACGTGCCGGAGGACGGCTGGGTGGAGGTCGTCACCGAGGCCCAGCACGGCCAGGCGGTCCTCCTGGTGTCGAACACGGGTCCCGTCGTTCCCGCGTACGAGGTGGACAACCTCTTCGAGCCCTTCAGGCGGCTGCGTACGGAGCGCACGGGCAGCGACAAGGGTGTCGGGCTGGGCCTGTCGATCGCGCGCTCCGTGGCGCGCGCACACGGCGGCAGGATCCAGGCGATGCCCAGGGAGGGCGGTGGCCTCGTGATGCGTGTCACGCTTCCCTTGTGA
- a CDS encoding DUF4193 domain-containing protein, with protein sequence MATDYDTPRKTDDDVDNDSIEELKARRNEKSTSSADMDEFDSVESMELPGADLSNEELAVRVLPKQADEFTCMSCFLVHHRSQLAREKNGQPICRDCD encoded by the coding sequence ATGGCAACGGACTACGACACCCCGCGCAAGACCGACGATGACGTCGACAACGACAGCATCGAAGAACTGAAGGCCCGGCGCAACGAGAAGTCCACTTCGTCCGCGGACATGGACGAATTCGACTCCGTCGAGAGCATGGAGCTTCCCGGCGCGGACCTCTCCAACGAGGAGCTGGCCGTCCGGGTCCTGCCCAAGCAGGCCGACGAGTTCACCTGCATGAGCTGCTTCCTGGTGCACCACCGCAGCCAGCTGGCACGTGAGAAGAACGGTCAGCCGATCTGTCGCGACTGCGACTGA
- a CDS encoding DUF3093 domain-containing protein — protein sequence MQPSTAHHDERLTAPRSWWGIAVLVGLACALMLLPLGTLPLLAGLVGGTALAGLVVSSYGAARVRVVGGALAAGDARIPVTALGEPEILDAEESRAWRTYKADPRAFMLMRSYVPTAVRVEVTDPADPTPYVYVSTREPQALVAALLAARTPAA from the coding sequence ATGCAGCCCTCCACCGCGCACCACGACGAACGCCTGACCGCCCCCCGCTCCTGGTGGGGCATCGCCGTACTGGTGGGCCTCGCGTGCGCGCTGATGCTGCTGCCGCTGGGCACGCTGCCGCTGCTGGCCGGGCTGGTCGGGGGCACCGCGCTGGCCGGACTGGTGGTGAGCTCGTACGGTGCCGCGCGCGTGCGCGTGGTGGGCGGTGCGCTGGCGGCCGGCGATGCGCGGATCCCGGTGACGGCCCTGGGCGAGCCCGAGATCCTGGACGCCGAGGAGTCGCGCGCCTGGCGCACGTACAAGGCGGACCCCCGCGCCTTCATGCTGATGCGCAGCTACGTGCCGACCGCGGTCCGCGTCGAGGTCACCGATCCGGCCGACCCGACCCCGTACGTGTACGTCTCCACCCGCGAGCCGCAGGCCCTGGTGGCGGCGCTGCTCGCGGCCCGTACCCCGGCGGCCTGA